Part of the Zea mays cultivar B73 chromosome 4, Zm-B73-REFERENCE-NAM-5.0, whole genome shotgun sequence genome is shown below.
CGCTGATTGAGCATACTCATTTTGAAAAATAACATTGCCTGCCAATTTTGAACTTTTCCAAATGATAATTGAGCCACCCGAGTTCCCCACCGAAGGAACAAAAGCAAAAGAATCAAAATGATTAGGACATAAGTTTTTTAGATAGGCTGTATCGAAAAGTTCCTTTTTGGTTTCTTGTAAGCAAATAACATCACAACTAGATTCCCGAATTGCACGACGAATGCCATTCCATTTAACACTAGAATTAATTCCTCTGACATTGTGGCTCAGAACAGACCACTCAGAATAATTAGCAGCATTAAAGTTATTCATTACGTAAACTTGAAGGTTTTTGCCAGAAAGAGACCCAAACCCAAACACTGGGTGGGTAaacatgtgccaatcaacaaacgaAAGAGTATCATAGGCAGAAAACAGGCACACCCAGGTGCCAACCGAGGAACATAAAATCCTGAGATTAACCAGCCAAAAAACCCAATACTTCAAAAGACAGTACTTCAAAAGACAGAAGCAAGACTCCAACCAGCACTTCTTCAACCTATTTTTTGTCTTCTTCATTAGTATCTTCATTCTTCTCATTTTTTGTCCTTTTTGCTTGTCTTCTTTGGACCGACAGATCCTGATGaaaatttcttcttcttcaagtTGTTGTCTGATAAATCTTCATTTGCCATGTTACAGAATTTGGCCCCCCAGGTTCCGGATCACCTTGGAAGATAGAGATGGGGGACCATCAAAGTTATGATGGCACATCAGACAGATCCTTTTTGGGCAAGAACCCTGTCTGAACCCAGCTCTGGAGTCTTTCAGGCGCTTACTCCTTCTGAGCTCTGATTCCACAATGGTCGGGCCAGGAACACCAGAATTgttctcttcctgctcagagcttgGAGGCTGTGGATTCTCCGAGAGAACATCATCTAGGAAATTATCCTTCGGGCAACCCTTGGGAATGGCAAAAGATAAGGACTCAAGCTCCGGCTCCAGCAACGTTGAGGGTATTTCTGACGACAAGAAGGACTTGTACCAGTTAAAAGATTATGGCTGAAGCAaatttgaaaggaaaaagggcgACCATTTTTTGGGAATCTTCACTGTAATGTCTGGGTTCCCTATTGGAGCAAAATAATTGGCCCAAATCCTGTAAAGCTGAGTAGACCTTTTCCTCTCCAAGTGCAACTGAAACACTGGATCTGGTTGCCACTCCTGGGCGAACATGAAGTTCATCTCCATGTTGTGAAAGAAATGGTTATTATTATGCCCCCCTCCTGGGCTTCTGGTGGCTGGCCAACATTCACAGCAAGAGGGTCCAACTGAATAACTGGGTCATCAGCTTCTTGTGGCCCATTAATAGGAGCAGCATTTAGAGCAGGGACATCAGGCACATTCCCTGGCACCACAGGCCCTACCTCTAAAATGTGGCCATTCTGAAGAGGTGCATCCTGAATGGGACCTATGGAGTTGTCCGACGATAATCCAGAGTGATGGTTACTGATCTGTTGCTCATCCGGTTGAATGGGCTGCGGAATCTGCTGTTCAGGTTGTATATTTTCGATCCATTGATCCCACTCCCATGACGTTTATTGCTCATGTATATAAAAATACACCTGCAACAAATTATGTGCTCAACACATTGATAGCCCTGCTCGCTacaccttttcttttctctctcatgtaGTCATGTTTCATACGACCAGTGGGGGACTCGCAACTCGCAAGTGCAAGAGAGTCCTGCTTTCACCAGAACCACTCCCTGGTATTCTTCTAGGAGATGAGCATCGTCTATATGCCAGGTATCTGATCAGGAAAGCTTGTCTTTGCAGAAGGTGATGATGGTGAATCCTTTCATGGCTCGATTTATGGATCTTAGGGTTAGGTTTGCTTAGGATTTAGGAGTTTTATTAAAAAATGAATAATTGAAGTTCAATTTCCTCTTCTTCAACTTGTTGTAGGAGATATCGATCAGATTTGAGCTGATTTGGAGATTTGGCACATGTATGTCCTAAATCTCGAAGGATTTAGGTTCTAATGTTAGAGTATAGGTGCAAAACCTCGACTCTGATATCACCATTAGGCCATCTCCAACGTCGCCCCTACCCCTCCCCCACCCCACGTAGAGTGTGATTTCGGGGTGAAAATCCCCTCCAACCGTCCCTTCCATAGCCCACCTCATGTGGGGGAGAGAGACTGCTCCCCCACATATGGAGGATTTCTAATCTCCTCTCACTTTAGTTACTTCATTCTTTGTGATATTAACCTTTTTAAGTACCATAACTTGATAAAAATGTGTATTATGGTAGTACGAATAGTCTATAATTTTTTAACTTGAAAAATTGATGAAAAAATATCAAATAATTGAACTATAATATATAGCTAGGGGGAGTTGGATAAGATTAATGGTTGGAAACGTCGTGGATGTGAGGGTATCTTTTGAGGTGATATAGTAAAATATAATAGAAAATATAGATAGTAGGAAAAATATGGAGGGAATGGTTGGAGATGGAAATGCGTATGATATTCCCTTGCCTAAAACCTTGAATTTAGAGTAGAGAGAGAAATTACCTTTGGGTTTGTAGGAGGCGGCTCTAGGTGGAGAAGAACTACTTGTCACTTGCTACAATCTAGATTAGCTTAGATATATGTATTTGTTAGGATGAAGAGGTATCACGAACGTTGGTTGGTTCGTGTGAGTCTTAGTTTATGGGGGCGTGGAGCTAAtagttaactgctaaaattagatgaagatattcaaataatctagctaatagttagctagctctATTTGTTGGATATCTAATTCTACTAGTGAATTTTTAGTGAACTAACTATTAGCTACATTACATTCAAACACCTTCTATATAACACGTCGCACTGCAATTGTTCTAGGGTGGTAACTGCACCGTGTTGGCGATCTTGCAGCAGATCCTCTAGGACTACTATTGGATTAATTAAAATACGTACCATGGCACGGTCactaaaagaaaaaaaaataaagtGAGAACTAGGGAAGCGATATAATGGTAATGGCAACACAAATGTGCAAGCGTAATTATTGCAAAGGTTGAAACGTAATTAGAGCTGTAAAACACCATGTTCTACCTGCTTTGGTGTTCAGTTCTGAGTCTGATCTTACTGCAATGTCGAAATGGTGACGGTGCAGCGTGTTGGAGCAGAGCCTGCTGGAATCTGAAAACTCTAGTGCCCATGATAATACTCTGGACATCTGGACAATGAAGCAAAATCTTATGCAAATTGCTGTTGCAGTAGCTCGCAGGTAGAATCTCGGGCAGAAACCTGCAGGAAGAGCCGAACATCACGTGCGTCAGGAATAGATGGTGCAGTACGACAGTCAGTCAACCCTGGACCCAAGTCCTCAAGAGATTGTTGCTTCAACCTTGACTGAATGATATTTCGATTATTTAGTCAGGTATAAAATAAAAGCTGCATGCTTAgatttgacatgaaagctttgtaCGAATATGGTATATCAGTAATCCGTATCCATTGTGTTAAGGTATGTCTTTAGAACAGCATGGCAGCTACAAGAATTGACAGCCCTGAAGAACAAAACCCAAGAAAGCCATTGCTGAGCGAACCAGCTAGCCGACAATGGTACATAGAACCTGGAGAGAATGAAGTACCCTCTGTTTCTCTTCTCCTGCTCGCGCCAGTGAAGATCGGCAGGAGCCAGCAGCTGAGTGGGAGGAGAGGAGGCAAAGCAACGAACTGGAGGCAGGAAGAGCCGATGATTAGCGATGCAATCTGCAACAACCCCTCGATTTCTGTCTGTGCTAAATGGTTTGAGTGAAAattgaaagaagaagaaaacaccGCATTCAAAGACATTAGCGGTGAAAAAAAAACAGAGAGACAGAGCATGAAAGCATCTCAAGCTGGGTTATGTACCCTTCATCTGGTCTAACTTCTGAATTTTTTGTTGCACTAAGATGCTCCCTACTCAGCCATGGTTTCAGTTTTAATCAGCCTCTCCTCTTTGCACTAAAGATTTGTATGCATCATGCAGGGCTGCATAATGTTTGCAAGAGGATAATGTGGTTGCATCTAGTACACACATCAAACTACTAATGGATCTCCTGGAAAGCTCGACCCTTTTTAAGGATCGACAACACTTTTTCATTATAAAATTGTAACAATCTCCTGGAAAGCTCCTCAACAATTATTGCTGAACAAAACATATCCTAATGGTTCATATCACCACCAATACAAAAAAAGGAATGTAGTTGCTAAAAAAAATAAGGAATGTACTAAAACAGAATCTCTGGGAGACATCCGAAGCTACTTCTGCTTCTACTACAGATCATCTCCATGCCAGGCCGAGACAACATCCTTTAACCCTGGTCGGATGCCCTCTTCCAATAGTTTTTGGTACTCAAGTAGATCACCACTTGTTTGTTTCATCTGAACGAGATGGCAGGATGGTGTGATCTCAAAGATCTGCATGTCAAACTGAAGGACACCATTGCCCCCCTCCTTCCTCCCTTCAATGCTGACAATGTTGTTGTCCTTCTTCCTTATCCTGAGATTCAGTGCTTTTGCGATGTCTTCAAGCTTTGAGATGATGGCCAACGCAGGCTTATCTGAAGTGAATcttgtctccttcctgcactcctTGATAAACAGACCAGACAGGTCCAACCCTGCTGATAACGCGATGATTTCAAAGGCATTGAGGTTTGTGGCAACCAAGGACTTCATATCTTCGTGAGCAATCTCCTTGTGCCTAGAAGCAAGCACTGGGGCAGCATTTGTGGTGGTGGCATTCTCGCTAAGAACTTTCTCGTTCACTGCACTAATCTCCCTAGGACCTTTTCGGAACCAGGTAGACTCTTTTATCTCCTGAATTGAAGGTCTCATGCTGGGGTTGGGGTTCAGGATCTTGTATAGCAGCCTCTTGAGTTTGTGTGAAAACCTACTTGGGCACGTGAAATCTCTATCATGTATCTTCCGATAAATCTCCATCAAGTTTGGGCCCTGGAAAGGGAGGTAGCCAGCAGCAAGAACAAACAGGACGACACCACAAGACCAGATGTCTGATTTTGCACCATCATAGCCTGTCTTCATGATCACCTCTGGAGCTATATATATCGGTGTCCCACAGACCGTATGGAGCAGCCCATCTGTCCTCCTCGACTCTGAAAACGCGCTAAGTCCAAAGTCAGACACCTTGAGGTCCCCATTCTCATCCAACAGTAGGTTCTCAGGCTTCAAGTCCCGGTGGTACACGCCTCGGTTGTGGCAGTGATCCAGTGCATCGATGAGCTGCTCGAAGTATCTGTGTGCGTCAGCCTCCGTGAGCCTGCCGCTCCTCTTAAGCTTGTCCATGAGCTCACCCCCTTTGGCATACTCCATGATGATGTAGATCTTGTTCCGCGTCGCCATGACCTCATGGAGACGAACGATGTTTTTGTGTTCCACCAGCCGCATAGTCGTGATCTCACGCTTTACCTGCTCTGAGAGCCCGGCCTTGAGCACCCTGTCCTTGTCCATGATCTTGATAGCAACACCCTGGTTGGACTCGAGGTCCC
Proteins encoded:
- the LOC103654347 gene encoding CBL-interacting protein kinase 14, which encodes MNTRGKTLTERYEMGKLLGKGAFGKVHYARDLESNQGVAIKIMDKDRVLKAGLSEQVKREITTMRLVEHKNIVRLHEVMATRNKIYIIMEYAKGGELMDKLKRSGRLTEADAHRYFEQLIDALDHCHNRGVYHRDLKPENLLLDENGDLKVSDFGLSAFSESRRTDGLLHTVCGTPIYIAPEVIMKTGYDGAKSDIWSCGVVLFVLAAGYLPFQGPNLMEIYRKIHDRDFTCPSRFSHKLKRLLYKILNPNPSMRPSIQEIKESTWFRKGPREISAVNEKVLSENATTTNAAPVLASRHKEIAHEDMKSLVATNLNAFEIIALSAGLDLSGLFIKECRKETRFTSDKPALAIISKLEDIAKALNLRIRKKDNNIVSIEGRKEGGNGVLQFDMQIFEITPSCHLVQMKQTSGDLLEYQKLLEEGIRPGLKDVVSAWHGDDL